One stretch of Synechococcales cyanobacterium T60_A2020_003 DNA includes these proteins:
- a CDS encoding family 10 glycosylhydrolase codes for MTSIRGVWITNVDSRILDSSHTIRESVQRLADIGINTLFPVVWNRGYTLYPSQVMGDYFGTPGNPEIAPAFTERDPL; via the coding sequence ATGACCTCCATCCGTGGCGTTTGGATCACCAACGTTGATAGTCGCATCCTGGATTCTTCTCACACAATTCGAGAATCCGTTCAGCGGCTAGCAGATATCGGGATCAATACCCTATTCCCGGTAGTTTGGAACCGGGGCTATACGCTGTACCCCAGCCAAGTGATGGGCGATTATTTTGGGACGCCTGGTAATCCTGAAATTGCCCCTGCGTTTACAGAGCGTGATCCTCTG